In the genome of Arctopsyche grandis isolate Sample6627 chromosome 13, ASM5162203v2, whole genome shotgun sequence, the window TCTAAGGCACTATTACacgaaagttcattaaattttcaagatttgtataatttctgacaaatattttatgaatttttagattaaataacaggTTTACGGAAACTTTTGAATTTTAACAATGGGTTTCTGGAAACCCGTGGAAACCATTAAGGTGACACCACTGCTTATAATAGATTTAAAGAGtgctttcaataaaattatttcgaatTAAATGATAAACAATAGTGTTTAAATTCTTTACGAAATAAAAAGGCCTTGTAAATGAACCATTATAATGATTTCAACGAATAACTCAAGGAAATATGTAACtacacaatttttaaaatgtacgaAAAATGAAAGAGTTTGTCTGTAAAATTTATCTTAATATTCACTTAAAGATTTTTAAAACGAAACTACCTACTGATCCGAAACATCTTCTTAGTTTACATTTTGGTGAATTTTGACCCACAGCCAAAAAAGTTGCCGAAATCGGGACTAGAGTTatattcagtggcggctcgtccatatgggctgcggggctgcagacctcccagtatagtacatattcaagctatttttgttttaattcgatCAACGATTTGGTTatcgagctactacagcctgaataATCTTTGCAACCTCCCACTATGAAAtttcacgagccgctactggttatattacaatttattaaaaaggaTCTATAAGTTGAACGTCAATATGATAGTTATATCtggatttcatttttatgtGTGAATGAATCGGTTCGATTTGTATGCGAcagttttttaaacattaaaagcTTACAATCAAAAATTATCTcttttattaactttttttttccaAAGTAATAAtgttaaagtgaaataatttaatttcaaaacgttaaaaaacaaaaaaaaagccttgtaaaaatagtgCAGAGTTAGAAATCCGTTTTTTTCAGACTCCGCAAATTAAATGTTGAGCTTTCAAAACGTTCAACACATGGCCGTGAAGTAGCGCGTTTAGGCCGAAGCTGTCAGTTGTCAGCAGGAGTGTAGTCGAATCGAATGTAGATCGAAGAGTAGCGAAACCGGCCTCGAAATGGGGTCTCTGGAGCGCGCGATGCTGACCGGCTTCATCTGCCGACTCTGCTCGGAAATGCACAAAGTAGTGACGCACATATACGGGGAAGCGGGACGCGCCATGAGACTATCGCATAAAATCAACAAGTACCTCCCTGTCAACGTGAGACTGACACACACTTCAaacctatttacatatacaaaccAATATCAATCCGTAACATTCGATCATTCGAAGTGTATTCCATTATTATGCTCCACTCCATTATGGTTATATGACCTTGCTATTCAATTTTCGTCAAGTATGTGAACCCAAATCATAAGCATATTCAAGATGGCGTCGAGCTGGATAATACATtacaaaattgatttatatcATTGGAATGGAAGTTCGTAGATGCAGCTACGCCACACTGAAATGTTCtggatttaattgatttttttaccttataattttaaatattttataccatTTACAAGACGAAACCAACTGGATCGTTAAGTCTTGTATTTGATATATAATGGACCACAAATTTGACAGAAATCCATACGTGAATTAAAATTATGTCTTGTCATgtttttagtatatgtatgtaatttaatcaCAACCATGTAAAGTATActatcttaagagggctggacaccagcgccttgtccatacaaacgtattacacttctcccttcctcaattatggcactagagaaattattttttaatatactatggatatccaccattggcatgcatctgtgcatttgtttttttgattagttattttttataggagctaggagccaccaaacatctataaaatcgcctcttttttacacccacgaaaagagtccagcgtgcttatttaacggtcgatttttaaaaaaatacgcgcacagttgcttagaaaatatctttctcataccgatgatgaaatgtttttaaaaattggtccagtttcggaggagaaaattggagaatacgaaacctcgatttggtcgatttaaaatacgttttatctggtcgaagcgcaaatgtcgcattcactcaatatatgtatatattgatgtatattgtcgcattcactcaatatatacattcactcaatatatatatcgaagaaaggaacggcaacaaaattaaggtttctggTGTACAGCCGTCTTAACATATGCTCAATTCTGTTTTACGATTTTCATATAACACTGTCTAAAACTATAcgaattctattttattttcatataaaaagtcAGACTTGCATTTTTTTGGACCTATTCCAATGAAATCGTAAAAGCGTATACAAACATGTGAacttgattaaataaatatcaggCAATGATTTCGTGGGTATATAGCAATTAAACCATTACAACATTTATGACTTAGAATCACCAAATGGATAGTAATATTCAATTCCGATAGCTTTGATACTATTGAATCGaataaatttcttaattttaatatgatctATGCTTCTAACACCCAAGTTCTTTTGTAATGTATCAATCGATTGGATGACCAACAGTATTCCGCATGTGActcattttatgtatatgtgccTGTACAGGTTTCGCACTCGGATCCCCTGCCCAAGACGATATGTGACTCTTGTTTGAACCGTCTCGAGTCGCAGCACAAGCTCGTGTCCCAAATCGAGCTGGTGAAACAGCGGCTTATCAAGCCGCGCAAAACCAAGCCAccaatgaagaagaagaagaggagAAATTAGAGATGCAAAGACGAGCTCGGCGCACCAAACTCATCTCGCGGGATGTGCAATTGTGCTActcaaaattattttgcaaataacACTTAACGAACACCATAGGCCAATAATATGGCTTCGTAGACGTAATGGGTTTAACGGTTTTATATGAGTGCTCTTATTAAAGTGTAATATAACGAGGCTTTCAATTCGTATAGCCTTAcatcatgtttgtatgtatatgtatatctcacaTGCGTATTCTTAAAGTTGACATTAAACGTTTCGATCGGATTTAACTCGAACCAAATTATTGCGCTCAATGTTTTTCCTATTTGTTGTTTTAAGGTTTGTAATTATTGTTTaacttctttttttattaattaaaaaaaaaaaaccaactccgtcaaatataattgaattgGAATAAATTAAGTATTCAATACTCGGATTATAATTTGACTATGTTAATAAATGCTACTACAATGAACTCACATTGCCGATGCaccatttgtatttttatttgtttttatatacttCACGTTAGGGTACCAGCGATAGGTAAATAAATGGTTGTAAATATATACGATCTTGATTCTTATTTTATACACTtgcttttctttttctttttttacgtaCAATATTGATTCACATTCGATGCATACTTGTAATTAATGCAATTTGATAATGTAAAGATTTGTGAgtgatgtataatatgtatgtaatgtggaactaagttaaataaaatgaaaaatttcaaaaaggAACTTGGTTTAATTTGCACagaaatacaaaaaacgtgtAAAATATTTGTGTATCGTTTATAGCACATTTTAAAGATTATCATTTTAATTTGTGCTGTGATCAATTCTACatgcatttgtatattttttttattatacttttatgatatgaaaaaaattcttataataaattaatttacatttttagaTATCGCTAGagtgtaaatattaattataaataacacACTTGCCAATTGATAGACCGTCATAACATTTACATATGATTTAtactaatacaaaataaacaggtATCCATGGTgcctatttattatttgtactcGTAACACTAAGTTTTAGTCAATCTACGatattatatactaatataattgacaatgtttatgtatatttaaattcatcccTGTCGACCAGCCTTCTAATTTTCTGCTCGTTTCTATATATGTTTGATTTCACGGTGTATATCAATTCCATTTGATCCGCTATACTTTCATCCAGTTGCTTCAACTTGGCCTCTAACGGTTGAATTGACTTTTCCGTCAAACTGAAATGTTGGAAATACATTGATTTTGATGAAATATATGTGCGTATCTTAATTATATACCTCATACTCATACTCAAATTATAATCCGAGTAAAGTATTCAATACTCGGATTATAATTTGACTATGTTAATAAATGCTACTACAATGAACTCACATTGCCGATGCaccatttgtatttttatttgtttttatatacttCACGTTAGGGTACCAGCGATAGGTAAATAAATGGTTGTAAATATATACGATCTTGATTCTTATTTTATACACTtgcttttctttttctttttttacgtaCAATATTGATTCACATTCGATGCATACTTGTAATTAATGCAATTTGATAATGTAAAGATTTGTGAgtgatgtataatatgtatgtaatgtggaactaagttaaataaaatgaaaaatttcaaaaaggAACTTGGTTTAATTTGCACagaaatacaaaaaacgtgtAAAATATTTGTGTATCGTTTATAGCACATTTTAAAGATTATCATTTTAATTTGTGCTGTGATCAATTCTACatgcatttgtatattttttttattatacttttatgatatgaaaaaaattcttataataaattaatttacatttttagaTATCGCTAGagtgtaaatattaattataaataacacACTTGCCAATTGATAGACCGTCATAACATTTACATATGATTTAtactaatacaaaataaacaggtATCCATGGTgcctatttattatttgtactcGTAACACTAAGTTTTAGTCAATCTACGatattatatactaatataattgacaatgtttatgtatatttaaattcatcccTGTCGACCAGCCTTCTAATTTTCTGCTCGTTTCTATATATGTTTGATTTCACGGTGTATATCAATTCCATTTGATCCGCTATACTTTCATCCAGTTGCTTCAACTTGGCCTCTAACGGTTGAATTGACTTTTCCGTCAAACTGAAATGTTGGAAATACATTGATTTTGATGAAATATATGTGCGTATCTTAATTATATACCTCATACACACTTTTCCTGATGATTCAGCGTATTCGCCGCATTATGACGTGCTTCCCTCCAATGAAGTAGCTCTTGTCGCATGATTTCCACGTCTTCTTGTACGTAGTCCATCAATTTTCCCAACGGATTTGCAGCTCTCGACAATGATTGCAGACCATTCCTCAAACTCTCTACTTCTTTGAAGGAAGCTTCGCGCTCTCTTCTCGCGCCCCATTCCCattccttatattttttaatcatacaaactcaaataaaataacgaaacTTAAATAATAGTCATCTATAGTAAATTCGTGGATAAAATGGAGCTTACAATTTCAACCTTTGAAGTGTCGCCATCCAATTCCTTCTTGGTTTCTAGTATTTGTTGTACCAAATGACCGTGTCCGCTGATGACGCTTTCGGGTTGAGGTTTTGAAAATTCCCCGTCTATGACGTTTTCATCAAAAATGGTTTGTTCGACCACAACACTGCCATCATCCTCCTATAAAATGGTATAACGTATGATTATCTCTTTGAAATTTGACAAAATAAGCTTTTTTTAAAAGATGGTTAGGTTCTAACTTCAGGTTGATTGTCGTAGTTCTCTACTATTATGTTGACTTTAGCTTTTGGTACAATTTCTGTCGTGCTTGTGATAATGTCCACATTGCTGTCTTTAAACCGTGGGGCCCCTGGCCGCGATGAAGAAGGTCTTACACTTGGTGGTCTTAATGATGTGGTTGGTCTTTTTACTTCGGATATGTTTGTGGGTGCAATTGAGTTTTTTTCATTCTTACTCAATGATTTACTTTCGCTATCCTCATCTAAACTTACGCTTTTATTTTTGGCTATCGTATCTCTGCCTCGTATTGATTTTGTTGATATTGCTctgttttttatttctttattggAGCTTTCATTTGGCTTAATTGGTTCCATTTTTGCTGACACTTCTCGACTTTTTTCATTCTTTGTTGAATTTTCGGAATTTTCATCAATAATTCTACTCTCTTCCACATTGTGTTCAGTTCTAATATTTTCAATCTCACTTTTGTCTTCTAGCATATCGTTTGGAATACTTGGAATATCGCTTTGTAAGC includes:
- the LOC143921121 gene encoding uncharacterized protein LOC143921121, with translation MGSLERAMLTGFICRLCSEMHKVVTHIYGEAGRAMRLSHKINKYLPVNVSHSDPLPKTICDSCLNRLESQHKLVSQIELVKQRLIKPRKTKPPMKKKKRRN
- the IFT54 gene encoding intraflagellar transport 54 — its product is MSADISLEVVKTTQETLGQFVKRPPLTEKLLRKPPFRFLHDIVKAVIKNTGFFDGLFTEEELVSENIKDRDKKIVFLQKIIEVINIVTESSLSVRPSKIISGQEPEKTNELLQKIGEALQQNLNSSQAVKMVTSKNISPKAAVEEKVAKTNSKTSKTEKKNLDKDAKLKTDEKKVKSISKTESTVKSKVSNRTKKTEENKNKPISDKNVNNEPKLKSQKSIDRSTARDINSSKRVNEKKSIVDPKIIHEDESIETNHTESKEINETEHSNEIIEMKPIINIEEVSKNSNKKDSTQGSRPTSHDLRNSDPFISLQSDIPSIPNDMLEDKSEIENIRTEHNVEESRIIDENSENSTKNEKSREVSAKMEPIKPNESSNKEIKNRAISTKSIRGRDTIAKNKSVSLDEDSESKSLSKNEKNSIAPTNISEVKRPTTSLRPPSVRPSSSRPGAPRFKDSNVDIITSTTEIVPKAKVNIIVENYDNQPEEDDGSVVVEQTIFDENVIDGEFSKPQPESVISGHGHLVQQILETKKELDGDTSKVEIEWEWGARREREASFKEVESLRNGLQSLSRAANPLGKLMDYVQEDVEIMRQELLHWREARHNAANTLNHQENLTEKSIQPLEAKLKQLDESIADQMELIYTVKSNIYRNEQKIRRLVDRDEFKYT